From the genome of Papaver somniferum cultivar HN1 chromosome 2, ASM357369v1, whole genome shotgun sequence, one region includes:
- the LOC113353715 gene encoding UPF0481 protein At3g47200-like has translation MDDLLIKKRNSVKIRSFSLNLRSDNQEVVGAGRTSQGGNISFDSFKVMNHQQKQRRKSWIGKINNVLMGLMNQPSTPGSSRLGGSNKGFDYHVKAESRSTWNKVKKSLKERGQREGWKGGSLARMIVEQGSIKVQIPEVEIRLKPMEERKVRSSAIVSKVPCNMRQVHGNAAFDPKLVSIGPFHRDKSHLKPMEEHKMRLICNLLGWIYEPSNTIFQDILIEDLACPIKEMEAKARKCYSGSTYENISSSEFVRMLIIDGCFILELFQLYAKQRNKEYVGDPIFTTPWMVPDLQRDLLLLENQLPYFVLEKLFELTRISDDHQGPTLAELTLGFFDPLFPREKSVLDNCKFHAKPHHLLDLFRSSFVLSFKDKRLSFGNNGMRNTTQPVRDQKQYFTQCATELSKAGAKCTRKSSESHEMLDIQFNDGALEIPPVHIDGQTGQVLLNFISYEQSDRHNADPYFTHYVLFLRHLINSSNDVELLQKFGIINHVLECNANLVDLFQQLSNELLPDIKNCYLSSQLKEINRCYRTNWLMCKTKWITKNFSKHWVIFTSLVVLVLVYLIGTKTFFLSFLIDKFLILCSS, from the exons ATGGACGATTTGCTAATCAAGAAACGCAATAGTGTTAAGATACGAAGTTTTTCACTTAACCTTCGATCGGATAATCAAGAAGTTGTAGGAGCAGGCAGAACATCCCAAGGAGGAAATATCAGCTTCGACAGCTTTAAAGTCATGAATCACCAACAAAAGCAACGTAGAAAGAGTTGGATTGGCAAGATAAATAACGTCCTAATGGGGCTAATGAACCAGCCATCAACTCCAGGTAGCTCTAGACTGGGGGGATCAAACAAGGGGTTCGACTATCATGTCAAGGCAGAAAGCAGATCAACATGGAACAAAGTGAAGAAATCTTTGAAAGAACGTGGACAAAGAGAAGGATGGAAGGGAGGAAGTCTAGCGAGAATGATCGTCGAGCAAGGTAGTATAAAAGTCCAGATTCCAGAAGTAGAGATCCGTCTTAAACCCATGGAAGAACGAAAGGTGAGGTCAAGCGCCATAGTTAGCAAAGTTCCTTGTAATATGCGTCAAGTTCATGGTAATGCTGCTTTCGATCCAAAACTTGTGTCCATCGGTCCGTTCCATCGGGATAAATCTCATCTCAAACCCATGGAAGAACATAAAATGAGACTGATATGTAATTTGTTGGGATGGATTTATGAACCATCAAACACGATTTTTCAAGATATTTTGATTGAGGATCTTGCTTGTCCGATCAAAGAAATGGAAGCTAAAGCTAGGAAATGTTATTCTGGGAGTACTTATGAGAATATCAGTAGTAGCGAGTTTGTTCGTATGCTTATAATTGATGGTTGCTTCATCCTTGAGCTTTTCCAGCTCTATGCTAAGCAGCGTAACAAG GAATATGTTGGTGATCCAATTTTTACAACCCCTTGGATGGTTCCAGATCTTCAACGCGACTTGCTTTTGCTAGAAAACCAGCTtccatattttgtcctagaaaagCTATTCGAGCTAACTAGGATAAGCGACGATCATCAAGGCCCTACTCTCGCAGAATTGACTCTCGGGTTCTTCGATCCTTTATTTCCTAGAGAAAAATCAGTTTTAGACAATTGCAAATTCCATGCAAAGCCGCATCATTTGCTAGACTTGTTTCGTTCGAGTTTTGTCTTGTCTTTCAAAGACAAGAGGTTATCTTTTGGTAACAACGGTATGAGAAACACAACGCAACCGGTCAGAGATCAGAAACAATACTTTACACAGTGTGCGACAGAGTTGAGTAAAGCAGGAGCTAAATGTACGAGAAAATCGTCAGAGAGCCATGAAATGTTGGATATACAGTTCAATGATGGAGCCCTGGAAATCCCTCCGGTACATATTGATGGACAAACAGGTCAGGTTTTGCTAAATTTCATTTCCTATGAACAATCTGACCGGCACAATGCGGACCCGTATTTTACACATTATGTGTTGTTCTTGAGACATTtgataaattcatcaaatgatgtTGAGTTACTACAAAAGTTTGGCATCATTAATCATGTCTTGGAGTGCAACGCAAATTTGGTTGATCTTTTTCAGCAGCTTAGCAACGAGCTTCTTCCTGACATCAAGAATTGCTACTTGTCTAGCCAATTAAAGGAAATTAACAGGTGTTATCGCACCAATTGGCTAATGTGCAAAACGAAGTGGATCACTAAAAATTTCAGTAAGCATTGGGTAATTTTTACTTCTCTTGTGGTCCTTGTTCTCGTCTACCTAATAGGCACCAAGACATTCTTCCTCTCCTTTTTGATTGATAAATTTTTAATCTTATGTAGTTCTTAA